The Virgibacillus phasianinus genome includes a window with the following:
- the efeO gene encoding iron uptake system protein EfeO, with product MQFKKTVGLLLSLTLLITMLAACGENNTKSDKINEESVASETDSVKELAKDLQKINANLQAAAKENKQDEVKKIGEKLNDQWLTTENKIRDAYPLLYTDVEKYLLPLYTEVTTDSMDQNKVIELAGSLQDSLGKLENAKETAMKSSELLDKAVKNYREYVNDQTEQLVATTKEFTDAVKAGKIEKAKELYADARVFYERIEPIAESFGDLDPKIDARETDVEPADWSGFHRIEKALWKDKSLEGMDKVADQLNKDVLALQEKVKQVDLSPTQVVAGSMELLNEAAISKITGEEERYSHIDLVDFAANVEGSQAVYHAIIPALQEKDSKLADQLDKQFIALMDTLNQYKKNGEYVLYTELTDEQIRDLSSKLSVLSEKMAQTAAIFQ from the coding sequence ATGCAGTTCAAAAAAACGGTGGGGTTATTATTATCACTCACTTTACTTATTACCATGCTTGCAGCGTGCGGTGAAAACAATACAAAATCAGATAAAATAAATGAAGAATCTGTGGCAAGTGAAACAGATTCCGTAAAAGAACTTGCGAAGGACTTGCAGAAAATAAATGCTAATCTGCAAGCCGCTGCAAAAGAGAATAAGCAAGACGAAGTAAAAAAAATAGGTGAAAAATTAAATGATCAATGGCTCACAACTGAGAATAAAATCAGGGATGCATATCCGCTTCTTTATACAGACGTTGAAAAGTATTTGCTGCCACTATATACAGAAGTAACGACAGACTCTATGGATCAAAATAAAGTCATCGAGCTTGCAGGTAGTTTACAAGATTCGCTTGGAAAACTAGAAAATGCGAAAGAGACAGCAATGAAAAGTTCTGAACTGCTGGATAAAGCGGTGAAGAATTACCGGGAATATGTAAATGATCAAACAGAGCAGTTGGTGGCAACAACAAAAGAATTTACTGATGCTGTTAAGGCCGGAAAGATAGAGAAAGCAAAAGAACTTTATGCGGATGCCCGCGTCTTTTACGAACGGATTGAACCAATCGCGGAGAGCTTTGGTGACTTAGATCCTAAAATTGACGCTCGTGAAACCGATGTGGAACCTGCTGACTGGAGCGGTTTTCACAGGATTGAGAAAGCACTTTGGAAAGATAAATCGTTAGAAGGTATGGATAAAGTGGCAGATCAGTTGAACAAAGATGTGCTTGCATTGCAGGAAAAAGTGAAACAAGTGGACTTAAGTCCTACTCAGGTAGTTGCTGGGTCAATGGAACTGCTGAATGAGGCAGCTATCTCTAAAATTACCGGGGAAGAGGAACGTTATTCACATATTGATTTAGTGGATTTCGCTGCGAATGTGGAGGGCTCACAGGCAGTCTATCATGCCATCATTCCGGCGTTGCAGGAAAAGGACAGCAAGCTTGCAGATCAGTTAGATAAACAATTTATCGCATTAATGGATACGCTCAATCAGTATAAGAAGAACGGCGAATACGTACTTTACACGGAATTAACCGATGAACAAATTCGTGATTTAAGCAGTAAACTTAGCGTTTTATCTGAAAAAATGGCCCAAACCGCAGCTATTTTTCAGTGA
- the efeB gene encoding iron uptake transporter deferrochelatase/peroxidase subunit encodes MDEKKVSRREIIKMSLLTGTGIAIGASGLGSIATMTEAFGDTAEQPKKKDNTIPFYGKHQAGIITPQQTYTYVAAFDLQTDRKQEVIDLFKQWTQLSAVMSAGQVEHAYENDWLPPKDTGEALGLTAAKLTVTFGLGSSFFEKDDVDRYGILKKKPRHLKPIPAMPRDGLEDPYIGGDVCVQVCAEDQQVAFHAIRNMIKTGIGKAEVKWLQSGFISAPKGETPRNLFGFKDGSANVPATNQDALNQIVWVDDDKQNWMNGGSYLAFRRIQMFLEVWDRSSLKDQEDTFGRKKLSGAAYGKSEEHAHVNEEKLPPNSHVRLAKSTGQEIYRRAYSYTDGVNPRTGAIDAGLAFISYQKNPDKQFVPMLKKMSLRDNLNEYTKHVGSALFACPKGVQKGEYIAQGLLED; translated from the coding sequence ATGGATGAAAAAAAGGTTTCACGTCGGGAAATAATAAAGATGTCCCTTCTTACCGGAACGGGTATAGCAATTGGGGCGAGCGGGCTGGGCTCGATTGCCACGATGACGGAAGCCTTTGGTGACACAGCTGAACAACCGAAAAAAAAGGATAACACGATTCCGTTTTATGGCAAACATCAGGCAGGAATCATTACTCCACAGCAGACGTATACCTATGTTGCTGCCTTTGACCTGCAAACTGACCGGAAACAAGAAGTGATTGATTTGTTTAAACAATGGACCCAACTTAGCGCAGTGATGAGCGCGGGGCAGGTGGAACATGCTTATGAGAATGATTGGTTGCCACCCAAAGATACTGGTGAAGCACTAGGTCTTACGGCCGCAAAGTTAACCGTTACATTTGGACTTGGTTCATCATTTTTTGAAAAAGATGATGTTGACCGATATGGAATATTGAAGAAAAAGCCTCGTCATCTAAAACCAATTCCCGCCATGCCTAGAGACGGGTTAGAAGATCCTTATATTGGCGGGGATGTGTGTGTACAGGTTTGTGCAGAGGATCAACAGGTAGCGTTCCATGCAATCCGCAATATGATTAAAACAGGAATCGGCAAGGCTGAAGTGAAGTGGTTACAATCCGGTTTTATCAGTGCACCAAAAGGGGAGACCCCTCGTAATTTATTCGGGTTCAAAGATGGTTCCGCAAATGTTCCAGCAACCAATCAAGATGCACTAAATCAGATTGTTTGGGTTGATGACGATAAACAGAATTGGATGAATGGTGGATCATACCTTGCATTTCGTAGGATTCAGATGTTTTTAGAGGTGTGGGACCGCTCCTCTTTAAAAGACCAGGAAGATACATTTGGCCGAAAAAAACTGTCTGGGGCTGCCTATGGTAAAAGTGAAGAACACGCGCATGTAAATGAAGAGAAGCTTCCACCTAATTCACATGTGCGGTTAGCGAAAAGTACCGGTCAGGAAATATACCGCCGCGCTTATTCGTATACAGATGGAGTAAATCCGAGAACGGGTGCTATTGATGCGGGATTAGCTTTCATCAGCTATCAAAAAAATCCTGACAAACAGTTCGTACCAATGTTAAAAAAGATGAGTTTGAGGGACAACTTAAATGAATATACCAAACATGTAGGAAGTGCGTTATTTGCGTGCCCAAAAGGCGTCCAAAAAGGCGAATATATTGCACAAGGGTTATTAGAGGACTGA
- a CDS encoding MaoC family dehydratase, giving the protein MNMTITKEDIRNFASIAGDHNPIHLNGTYAKQHGYTGGIVHGMLIMAKLWNVLSTEYFFGKETLETYTMTFSAPLYADDVMAIEIGEKKDLSYPFKGFVENQLIVKGSLELQKGCNVTS; this is encoded by the coding sequence ATGAACATGACAATTACGAAAGAGGATATTCGTAACTTTGCATCTATCGCGGGTGACCACAATCCTATTCACTTAAATGGTACTTATGCCAAACAGCATGGATACACAGGTGGAATAGTACATGGAATGCTAATAATGGCAAAGCTTTGGAACGTCCTATCAACAGAATATTTTTTTGGTAAAGAAACACTTGAAACTTATACCATGACATTTTCAGCACCTCTATACGCTGATGATGTCATGGCCATAGAGATAGGCGAAAAAAAGGACCTTTCTTATCCGTTCAAAGGGTTCGTTGAAAATCAACTAATCGTAAAAGGATCGTTGGAATTGCAAAAAGGCTGTAACGTAACTTCATAG
- a CDS encoding acetyl-CoA C-acyltransferase has protein sequence MHRAVIVRAKRTPFGQKNGMLESMQPQELASPLLADLASGFEPELDDVILGNVVGPGGNIARFSALEAGLPLTLPGMTLDRQCSAGLEAIRTACYWIQGHAGSCYIAGGIESASTSPYTKRAQFAPESIGDTDMGIGAENVARNFDISRQMQDEYTLMSYKRSWNAYHKGLTRDEIIPILHMNQDEAFLKRRNIERLVDRAKPIFLNGGTVTAVNSCGIHDGGSAVLVMEETMAKSYGLTPALRFAGSAVSGVHPNSPGIAPVYAIRKILAQHNLSIADIDLFEINEAFASKIAACAKELHIPYEKLNVNGGALTVGHPYAASGSALVTRLFYEAKRNKNYTYVIAAIGSAGGIGVAVLFEVIN, from the coding sequence ATGCATAGAGCAGTAATTGTTCGGGCCAAGCGTACACCATTTGGACAGAAAAATGGCATGCTTGAATCCATGCAGCCGCAGGAACTTGCATCCCCGTTATTGGCTGATCTTGCAAGCGGATTTGAACCTGAGTTAGATGATGTCATATTAGGCAACGTCGTCGGCCCTGGTGGAAATATAGCAAGATTTTCTGCGCTCGAAGCGGGTTTGCCGCTTACACTGCCTGGAATGACTCTCGATCGTCAATGCAGCGCAGGGTTAGAAGCTATTCGCACCGCATGTTACTGGATTCAGGGTCATGCTGGCAGCTGTTATATCGCAGGTGGTATAGAGAGCGCAAGTACATCACCATATACAAAGCGGGCTCAATTTGCACCAGAGTCGATTGGTGATACAGATATGGGAATTGGTGCGGAAAATGTGGCACGAAACTTTGATATATCAAGACAAATGCAGGATGAATATACATTGATGAGCTACAAGCGGAGTTGGAATGCCTATCATAAAGGTTTAACTAGGGATGAAATTATCCCGATCCTGCACATGAATCAAGATGAAGCCTTCCTGAAACGGCGTAACATTGAGAGGTTAGTTGACCGTGCCAAACCGATATTTCTAAACGGGGGAACCGTGACGGCTGTGAACAGCTGTGGTATTCATGATGGGGGTAGTGCTGTACTTGTCATGGAAGAAACCATGGCCAAATCATACGGCCTTACGCCTGCACTGCGATTTGCTGGCAGTGCTGTAAGTGGTGTTCATCCCAATTCCCCTGGCATTGCGCCAGTTTATGCAATTAGAAAAATACTTGCGCAACATAATCTGTCAATTGCGGATATTGACCTGTTTGAAATAAATGAAGCATTTGCATCTAAAATCGCAGCATGCGCAAAGGAACTTCATATTCCTTATGAAAAATTGAATGTTAATGGCGGTGCATTAACAGTTGGGCATCCATATGCAGCATCTGGTTCCGCACTTGTGACAAGATTATTTTATGAAGCTAAACGGAATAAGAATTATACCTATGTAATTGCCGCAATAGGCAGCGCAGGCGGAATTGGAGTCGCAGTATTATTTGAGGTGATAAATTGA